Proteins encoded by one window of Burkholderia plantarii:
- a CDS encoding response regulator transcription factor, translating to MRILVVEDDAEIGEAIGSRLTRLGHAVDLERDGAAAASLLGVESFDLVVLDVMLPSLDGFSVLRRLRASGSTTPVLLVTARSAIDDRVSGLGLGADDYLVKPFDYRELDARVQALLRRNSGHASDVLRFGGLSIDRSSRLAELDGQPLPLSRQEFALLEILASRPQRVFSKDELLNQLFSFGREPSANAVEQYVTRVRRKLQGSDVEIRTARGMGYQIATR from the coding sequence ATGCGCATTCTGGTCGTCGAGGACGACGCGGAAATCGGCGAGGCGATCGGCAGCCGCCTGACGCGCCTGGGCCACGCGGTCGACCTCGAGCGCGACGGCGCGGCGGCGGCGAGCCTGCTCGGCGTCGAGTCGTTCGATCTGGTGGTGCTCGACGTGATGCTGCCGTCGCTGGACGGCTTCTCGGTGCTGCGCCGCCTGCGCGCCTCGGGCAGTACCACGCCGGTGCTGCTGGTGACGGCGCGCTCGGCCATCGACGACCGCGTGAGCGGCCTGGGGCTCGGCGCCGACGATTACCTCGTGAAGCCGTTCGACTATCGCGAGCTCGACGCGCGCGTGCAGGCGCTGCTGCGCCGCAACAGCGGCCATGCGAGCGACGTGCTGCGTTTCGGCGGCCTGTCGATCGATCGCAGCAGCCGGCTTGCCGAGCTCGACGGCCAGCCGCTGCCGCTCTCGCGCCAGGAGTTCGCGCTGCTGGAAATCCTCGCGAGCCGCCCGCAGCGCGTGTTCTCGAAGGACGAACTGCTGAACCAGTTGTTCAGCTTCGGCCGCGAGCCGTCGGCGAACGCGGTCGAGCAGTACGTCACGCGCGTGCGCCGGAAGCTGCAGGGCAGCGACGTGGAAATCCGCACCGCGCGCGGCATGGGGTACCAGATTGCGACGCGCTGA
- a CDS encoding acid phosphatase, translating to MKKTFHRVTPIALAAAAFLGACGGNDDAPSTPPATTTPAQPAAQTLSAVKNIVVIYAENRSFDNLYGAFPGANGIQNVTAASAQQLDRDGTPLATLPKIWGGLTASGVTPAVTEAATANLPNAPFAIDDPAGFNTGIDVTTRDLYHRFYENQMQINGGKNNMFAAWADSGGLVMGHYNTNQNSLPLWKIAQQYTLADNFFMGAFGGSFLNHQYLVCACAPFYPNAGTSVAAGSISAVNADGVSLQVSSTSKASALDGAPVFVNSGNLTPDFYAVNTMQPPYQPSGNKAPAGDATLADPTLSNTLPPQTATNIGDLLNNAGVSWAWYGGAFGAALQKSQGTTPAAAADGTTLTTANFQYHHQPFNYFKNLAPGTTARAQHVLDGGMNGSEFIKAIDAGTLPAVSFYKPQGNLNEHAGYANVAAGDRHIADVITHLQNSPQWSNMIVVVTYDENGGFWDHVAPPKGDRWGPGTRVPALIVSPYAKKGFVDHTQYDTASILRLITRRYSLPKLDGLKQRDDALVKNGGTAMGDLTNALTLSQN from the coding sequence ATGAAGAAGACTTTTCACCGCGTGACGCCCATCGCGCTTGCGGCAGCGGCCTTCCTTGGCGCCTGCGGCGGCAACGATGACGCCCCGTCGACTCCGCCGGCCACCACCACCCCGGCGCAGCCGGCCGCACAGACCCTGTCGGCCGTCAAGAACATCGTCGTGATCTATGCGGAAAACCGCAGCTTCGACAATCTCTACGGAGCGTTTCCCGGCGCCAACGGCATCCAGAACGTGACCGCCGCCAGCGCGCAGCAGCTCGATCGTGACGGCACGCCGCTCGCGACGCTGCCGAAGATCTGGGGCGGCCTGACCGCCTCCGGCGTGACGCCGGCCGTGACCGAAGCCGCCACGGCGAACCTGCCGAACGCCCCGTTCGCGATCGACGATCCGGCCGGCTTCAACACCGGCATCGACGTGACGACGCGCGACCTGTATCACCGGTTCTATGAGAACCAGATGCAGATCAACGGCGGCAAGAACAACATGTTCGCGGCCTGGGCGGATTCGGGCGGCCTCGTGATGGGCCACTACAACACCAACCAGAACAGCCTGCCGCTCTGGAAGATCGCGCAGCAGTACACGCTGGCCGACAACTTCTTCATGGGCGCGTTCGGCGGCTCGTTCCTGAACCACCAGTACCTGGTCTGCGCCTGCGCGCCGTTCTACCCGAACGCCGGCACCAGCGTGGCGGCCGGCTCGATCTCGGCCGTGAACGCCGACGGCGTGTCGCTGCAGGTGTCGAGCACGTCGAAGGCCTCGGCGCTCGACGGCGCACCGGTGTTCGTGAACTCGGGCAACCTCACGCCCGACTTCTACGCGGTCAACACGATGCAGCCGCCGTATCAGCCGAGCGGCAACAAGGCGCCGGCCGGCGACGCGACGCTGGCCGACCCGACCCTCTCCAACACGCTGCCGCCGCAGACGGCGACCAACATCGGCGACCTGCTCAACAACGCCGGCGTATCGTGGGCATGGTACGGCGGCGCGTTCGGCGCGGCGCTGCAGAAGTCGCAAGGCACCACGCCGGCCGCGGCTGCCGACGGCACGACGCTGACCACGGCGAACTTCCAGTACCACCACCAGCCGTTCAACTACTTCAAGAACCTGGCTCCGGGCACCACGGCACGCGCGCAGCACGTGCTCGACGGCGGGATGAACGGCAGCGAGTTCATCAAGGCGATCGACGCGGGCACGCTGCCGGCGGTGTCGTTCTACAAGCCGCAGGGCAACCTGAACGAGCACGCGGGTTACGCCAACGTCGCGGCGGGCGACCGGCACATCGCGGACGTGATCACCCACCTGCAGAACAGCCCGCAGTGGAGCAACATGATCGTCGTCGTGACCTATGACGAAAACGGCGGCTTCTGGGATCACGTCGCGCCGCCGAAGGGCGACCGCTGGGGCCCGGGCACGCGGGTTCCGGCGCTGATCGTCTCGCCGTACGCGAAGAAGGGGTTCGTCGATCACACGCAATACGACACCGCGTCGATCCTGCGCCTCATCACGCGCCGCTATTCGCTGCCGAAGCTCGACGGCTTGAAGCAACGTGACGACGCACTGGTGAAGAACGGCGGCACCGCGATGGGCGACCTGACCAACGCGCTGACGCTGTCGCAGAACTAA
- a CDS encoding sensor histidine kinase: MRRADWFPKTLFGRTLLFIACVVVSGALALAVITRFYAGVAAERAYDQLLSGAVIQVAENLYVQGGVLALNPPVAALSSLSRYDLVYYKVVDSRGVAVAGYHDLPDAAQVGAAQRGTRFATGTYQQQPVRIATIARYMPEERVPGWALVTVAQTTHAREQLTNDMSLKVWTLIVLMAALAIGASALAIRRGLLPLAQIEAIIAAREPSDLRPVAIDTPSEIAAIIGAINGLMHRLAERVATMQRFIADAAHQMRTPLARLDAQIEMLSHEPDEARQRARLATLRATCSDVGRLTGQLLNHAMVIHRTEVVPLQPIDLVALAKEGLGRAIPLAHERDVQVSLEIRRADAIIDGDAISLQEALQNLLHNALHHGVATRITVTLDGSAGQVTLTVADNGRGIAREHWDAVLRPFVRLDGDGAQRRDGSGLGLAIVKEVMDAHGGQVKFAFPEAGGFAVTLAFARAGGAAKVNCFVDQRQGPAR, encoded by the coding sequence TTGCGACGCGCTGACTGGTTCCCGAAGACCCTGTTCGGCCGCACGCTGCTGTTCATCGCGTGCGTGGTCGTGTCGGGCGCGCTCGCGCTCGCGGTGATCACGCGTTTCTACGCGGGCGTGGCGGCCGAACGCGCCTACGACCAGCTGCTGTCGGGCGCGGTGATCCAGGTGGCCGAGAACCTCTACGTGCAGGGCGGCGTGCTCGCGCTGAATCCGCCGGTGGCGGCACTGTCGTCGCTGTCGCGCTACGACCTCGTCTACTACAAGGTGGTCGATTCGCGCGGCGTGGCGGTGGCCGGTTATCACGACCTGCCCGATGCGGCTCAGGTCGGCGCGGCGCAGCGGGGCACGCGCTTCGCCACCGGCACCTATCAGCAGCAGCCGGTGCGCATCGCGACGATCGCGCGCTACATGCCGGAGGAGCGCGTGCCGGGCTGGGCGCTCGTCACGGTGGCGCAGACCACCCACGCGCGCGAGCAGCTGACCAACGACATGAGCCTCAAGGTCTGGACGCTGATCGTGCTGATGGCGGCGCTCGCGATCGGCGCGAGCGCGCTGGCGATCCGGCGCGGGCTGCTGCCGCTCGCGCAGATCGAGGCGATCATCGCGGCGCGCGAGCCCTCGGACCTGCGGCCCGTGGCGATCGATACGCCGAGCGAGATCGCGGCCATCATCGGCGCGATCAACGGGCTGATGCACCGGCTCGCGGAGCGGGTGGCGACCATGCAGCGCTTCATCGCCGACGCGGCGCACCAGATGCGCACGCCGCTCGCGCGGCTGGACGCGCAGATCGAGATGCTGAGCCATGAGCCGGACGAGGCGCGCCAGCGCGCGCGGCTCGCCACGCTGCGCGCGACCTGCTCGGACGTGGGCCGGCTGACGGGGCAGTTGCTCAATCATGCGATGGTGATCCATCGCACCGAGGTGGTACCGCTGCAGCCCATCGATCTGGTCGCGCTCGCGAAGGAGGGGCTGGGCCGCGCGATTCCGCTCGCGCACGAGCGCGACGTGCAGGTCTCGCTCGAGATCCGGCGTGCCGACGCGATCATCGACGGCGACGCGATCAGCCTGCAGGAAGCGCTGCAGAACCTGCTGCACAACGCCTTGCATCACGGCGTCGCGACGCGGATCACGGTCACCCTCGACGGCAGCGCCGGACAGGTCACGCTGACGGTGGCGGACAACGGCCGCGGCATCGCGCGTGAACACTGGGACGCGGTGTTGCGCCCGTTCGTGCGGCTCGACGGCGACGGCGCCCAGCGCCGCGACGGCTCGGGGCTCGGCCTCGCGATCGTCAAGGAGGTGATGGACGCGCATGGCGGCCAGGTGAAATTCGCGTTCCCCGAGGCGGGCGGGTTCGCGGTGACGCTGGCGTTCGCGCGGGCTGGCGGGGCGGCCAAGGTGAACTGTTTCGTCGATCAGAGACAGGGACCAGCGCGATAG
- a CDS encoding type II restriction endonuclease: protein MKSGYLSEYFEGVAAKRLSAVEADETRSNQHEYQAIVKMLEFMGRPDENTRLPARYVYLDDEDPDPVVEDAFLTLYNCRKGQFRKGKPRSPEFRFYFPTTTVSLNASEGDLLVIAKKRDGGLLVMIAENGSSIGRQIEWLFGFTELAHPGFSVKSELETEQDRIEFASRFILENIGVTIEISQDNYLEEMLKRFLGSFPTTREFSAYARSTLKDLEPKESPDAVLMAWMEREEILFRTLERYLIADRLSQGFADNANTESRVDVDGFLSFSLSVQNRRKSRVGLALENHLEFLFKECDIRHTRTAVTENKAKPDFIFPGDGEYHNLAFDPLNLTMLGVKSTCKDRWRQVLAEADRIADKHLLTLETAISTHQTDEMKAKRLQLVLPRKLHETYTVAQQTWLLDIAGFTELVKARQIRSPAR, encoded by the coding sequence ATGAAATCAGGTTATTTATCGGAGTACTTTGAAGGGGTTGCTGCGAAGCGTTTGAGCGCAGTGGAAGCAGATGAAACCCGCTCAAACCAGCATGAGTATCAAGCTATCGTCAAGATGCTTGAATTCATGGGACGTCCTGATGAAAACACACGCCTGCCCGCAAGGTATGTTTACCTCGATGACGAAGATCCGGATCCTGTTGTCGAAGATGCATTTCTTACGTTGTACAACTGTCGAAAGGGGCAATTTCGGAAAGGGAAACCTCGGAGTCCGGAGTTCCGGTTTTACTTTCCGACCACAACTGTCTCGCTAAATGCAAGTGAGGGTGACTTACTGGTCATTGCCAAAAAGCGTGACGGCGGCTTGCTTGTCATGATTGCCGAAAATGGATCAAGTATCGGCCGCCAGATTGAATGGCTGTTTGGATTTACCGAACTGGCTCATCCGGGGTTTTCCGTAAAATCCGAGCTTGAGACTGAACAGGATCGCATCGAATTTGCCTCACGTTTCATTCTCGAAAACATCGGCGTTACTATCGAAATATCACAAGATAATTATCTTGAAGAAATGTTGAAGCGGTTCTTGGGCAGTTTCCCTACCACTCGGGAATTTTCGGCCTACGCTCGCTCGACGCTGAAAGATCTTGAACCAAAGGAATCACCAGATGCGGTGCTCATGGCATGGATGGAACGTGAGGAAATTCTGTTCCGGACACTTGAACGTTACCTGATAGCCGACCGTCTTTCACAAGGTTTCGCCGACAATGCAAATACGGAATCCCGTGTTGATGTCGACGGTTTTTTATCGTTCTCGCTCTCGGTTCAGAATCGCCGAAAGAGTCGCGTCGGCCTTGCCTTGGAAAATCATCTTGAATTTCTGTTTAAAGAATGTGACATCCGGCATACACGAACAGCCGTTACTGAAAACAAGGCAAAGCCCGACTTCATCTTTCCCGGAGATGGGGAGTATCACAATCTCGCTTTCGATCCATTAAACCTGACCATGCTGGGTGTGAAGTCGACCTGCAAAGACCGGTGGCGTCAGGTACTTGCCGAAGCAGATCGCATCGCCGACAAACACTTGTTGACACTCGAAACAGCAATTTCCACGCATCAGACCGATGAAATGAAGGCAAAGCGTTTGCAACTCGTCTTGCCGCGCAAGCTGCACGAAACTTACACTGTGGCGCAGCAGACTTGGTTGCTGGATATCGCCGGCTTTACGGAATTGGTTAAGGCCCGACAGATCCGATCGCCCGCGCGCTGA
- the dcm gene encoding DNA (cytosine-5-)-methyltransferase, with protein MTLVPSLELLKQARSRFTQREIAEHVGKDTKTVRRWEKGETPCPAMLEPALRDMLETTPSKGTPGAKGRFRFIDLFAGIGGIRLGFESHGGECVFTSEWNDFSKKTYTDNFGEHHPFVGDIVPFSAESVPTHDVLLAGFPCQPFSIAGVSKKNSLGRPHGFECTTQGTLFFDVARIIAAKRPAAFVLENVKNLLSHDKGNTFAVILQTLRDELKYDVHYKVIDGQHFTPQHRERIVIVGFRKKTGFSWNDLRLPAEGPRLSSILHKTDGSEPVLPWDGERFFDHESCKVQSKYTLTPNLWTYLQAYAEKHRAAGNGFGFGMAYPNSVTRTLSARYHKDGSEILVYQGEDKRPRRLTPRECARLMGFPDTYRIPVSDTQAYRQFGNSVVMPVMQEVARIMAPHVQTLVAQERDGTSLTLPLFD; from the coding sequence ATGACCCTAGTTCCATCACTTGAGCTGTTGAAACAGGCTCGCAGCCGCTTCACACAGCGCGAAATCGCCGAACACGTCGGCAAAGACACGAAAACGGTTCGGCGCTGGGAAAAGGGCGAAACGCCCTGTCCCGCCATGCTGGAACCAGCATTGCGAGACATGCTGGAGACCACACCGTCAAAAGGCACGCCCGGGGCCAAAGGCCGATTTCGCTTCATCGATCTGTTCGCCGGAATTGGTGGCATTCGCCTAGGTTTTGAAAGTCACGGAGGTGAATGCGTATTTACCAGCGAATGGAACGACTTTTCGAAAAAAACATATACCGACAACTTCGGAGAGCACCATCCATTCGTAGGCGACATTGTACCGTTTTCAGCAGAAAGTGTACCAACCCATGACGTTTTACTTGCCGGATTCCCTTGCCAGCCGTTCAGCATCGCGGGAGTAAGCAAGAAAAACTCGCTGGGACGCCCGCACGGCTTCGAATGCACCACGCAAGGCACCCTCTTTTTCGACGTCGCCCGCATCATTGCAGCCAAGCGTCCTGCGGCCTTCGTACTGGAAAACGTGAAAAATTTGTTGTCGCACGATAAAGGCAACACTTTTGCTGTTATCTTGCAAACGCTGCGGGATGAGCTTAAGTACGACGTGCATTACAAAGTCATCGACGGGCAGCACTTCACTCCGCAGCATCGCGAGCGAATCGTCATCGTTGGATTCAGGAAGAAAACGGGCTTCTCATGGAATGATCTGCGCTTGCCGGCAGAAGGGCCCCGGCTCTCATCGATTCTGCACAAAACAGATGGAAGCGAGCCGGTTCTTCCATGGGACGGAGAGAGATTCTTCGACCATGAAAGCTGCAAGGTGCAATCCAAGTACACCCTGACGCCGAACCTCTGGACTTATCTGCAAGCGTATGCTGAGAAGCATCGCGCAGCAGGTAACGGCTTTGGCTTCGGAATGGCCTATCCAAACAGCGTAACCCGCACGCTGTCAGCTCGGTACCACAAGGACGGCTCGGAAATTCTCGTTTATCAAGGGGAAGACAAGCGCCCGCGTCGCCTGACGCCCCGCGAATGCGCGAGGCTGATGGGTTTCCCCGATACGTACCGAATCCCGGTGAGCGATACACAAGCGTATCGGCAATTTGGCAACAGCGTCGTAATGCCGGTGATGCAAGAGGTTGCCAGAATTATGGCTCCTCACGTCCAGACTCTCGTTGCACAAGAGCGCGACGGCACTTCGTTAACACTTCCACTTTTCGATTAA
- a CDS encoding very short patch repair endonuclease: MVDVVDKATRSRMMSGIRGLNTKPEITIRSLLHRQGFRFRLHVRDLPGKPDIVLPRYSAVIFVHGCFWHGHDCKFFKLPGTRTDFWREKINRNRANDHKALTTLLAGGWRVGIVWECALRGADKDVDGIAKDLAHWLHSDISEMELRG; the protein is encoded by the coding sequence ATGGTTGATGTGGTCGATAAAGCCACCCGTAGCCGGATGATGTCCGGAATACGGGGGCTCAACACAAAACCCGAAATCACCATTCGCAGCCTGTTACATCGCCAGGGATTTCGATTTCGCCTTCATGTTCGGGACTTGCCTGGAAAACCTGATATAGTACTACCACGTTATAGCGCGGTCATTTTTGTACATGGTTGCTTTTGGCACGGGCACGACTGCAAGTTTTTCAAGTTGCCCGGAACACGTACAGACTTCTGGCGCGAAAAAATCAACCGCAATCGTGCCAATGATCACAAAGCATTGACTACCTTGCTTGCCGGAGGTTGGCGAGTCGGTATTGTCTGGGAATGCGCTTTACGTGGTGCAGACAAGGACGTCGACGGCATTGCGAAAGACCTTGCTCACTGGCTTCACAGTGACATATCGGAAATGGAGCTGCGTGGATGA